A portion of the Deltaproteobacteria bacterium genome contains these proteins:
- a CDS encoding cob(I)yrinic acid a,c-diamide adenosyltransferase, with protein sequence MKIYTRRGDRGETDLIGAGRVPKDHPRVGAYGAVDELEAALGVAAAATAHEDLRALLQGIQRELFSLGAYLATPEERHRAKTGIAAPDELAVTALEAKIDIFEAELAPLERFVLPGGTPAAAAFHVARTTCRRAERHVVSLDRLETLDPAAVRYLNRLSDLLFVLARLENRRAGVPDVEWEGRPR encoded by the coding sequence GTGAAGATCTACACGCGCCGCGGCGACCGGGGCGAGACCGACCTGATCGGTGCGGGGCGGGTGCCGAAGGACCATCCGCGCGTCGGCGCCTACGGCGCGGTGGACGAGCTCGAGGCCGCGCTCGGCGTGGCGGCCGCTGCGACCGCGCACGAGGACCTGCGCGCCCTGCTCCAGGGGATCCAACGCGAGCTGTTCTCGCTCGGCGCGTACCTGGCGACGCCCGAGGAGCGGCACCGCGCGAAGACCGGCATCGCCGCGCCGGACGAGCTGGCGGTGACGGCCCTCGAGGCGAAGATCGACATCTTCGAGGCCGAGCTCGCGCCGCTCGAGCGCTTCGTGCTCCCGGGCGGGACACCGGCCGCCGCCGCCTTCCACGTGGCGCGCACCACCTGCCGCCGTGCCGAACGCCACGTGGTGTCACTCGACCGCCTGGAGACGCTCGACCCGGCGGCGGTGCGCTACCTGAACCGCCTCTCCGACCTGCTCTTCGTGCTCGCCCGCCTCGAGAACCGCCGCGCCGGCGTGCCCGACGTCGAGTGGGAGGGCCGCCCGCGTTAG
- the nadA gene encoding quinolinate synthase NadA, with product MAAPARRSGPRPGDLDALPGDLEDAIGRLKRERDAVILAHYYQDDAIQDLADHVGDSLALARVAQQSRQAVIAFCGVHFMAETAKILNPDTRVVVPDLEAGCSLADGCPAEDFAAFLAEHRREHPDLVVISYVNTSAAVKALSDVICTSSNAVEIVRHFADRPIVFAPDRHLARWVAQEAGRPDLIAWPGICIVHEQFNARALAELRVAHPDAEVLSHPECDAAVLAQSDFVGSTKKIIERAIASPARMLIIGTEDGVFHQIRKRVPDKELVQVPGLDESCSCNRCPYMRLNTMEKLYLCLRDLAPEVTVPEEVGARALRPLERMLELSKAS from the coding sequence ATGGCCGCCCCCGCCCGCCGCTCCGGCCCCCGTCCCGGCGACCTCGACGCCCTTCCCGGCGACCTCGAGGACGCCATCGGGCGCCTCAAGCGCGAGCGCGACGCCGTGATCCTCGCCCACTACTACCAGGACGACGCGATCCAGGACCTGGCCGACCACGTCGGCGACTCGCTGGCGCTGGCGCGCGTCGCGCAGCAGAGCCGCCAGGCCGTGATCGCCTTCTGCGGCGTCCACTTCATGGCCGAGACGGCGAAGATCCTGAATCCCGACACCCGCGTCGTCGTGCCGGACCTCGAGGCGGGCTGTTCGCTCGCGGACGGCTGCCCGGCCGAGGACTTCGCGGCCTTCCTCGCCGAGCACCGCCGCGAGCACCCGGACCTGGTCGTGATCAGCTACGTGAACACCTCGGCGGCGGTGAAGGCGCTCTCCGACGTGATCTGCACCTCGTCGAACGCGGTCGAGATCGTGCGGCACTTCGCGGACCGGCCGATCGTCTTCGCGCCCGACCGGCACCTGGCGCGCTGGGTGGCGCAGGAGGCCGGCCGGCCCGACCTGATCGCGTGGCCCGGGATCTGCATCGTGCACGAGCAGTTCAACGCGCGCGCGCTGGCGGAGCTGCGCGTCGCGCACCCCGACGCCGAGGTGCTGTCGCACCCCGAGTGCGACGCGGCCGTGCTCGCGCAGTCGGATTTCGTCGGCTCGACCAAGAAGATCATCGAGCGCGCGATCGCCTCCCCCGCGCGCATGCTGATCATCGGCACCGAGGACGGCGTCTTCCACCAGATCCGCAAGCGCGTGCCCGACAAGGAGCTGGTGCAGGTCCCGGGTCTCGACGAGAGCTGCTCGTGCAACCGCTGCCCCTACATGCGGCTCAACACGATGGAGAAGCTCTACCTGTGCCTGCGCGACCTCGCGCCCGAGGTGACGGTGCCGGAGGAGGTGGGCGCGCGGGCGCTGCGGCCGCTCGAGCGCATGCTGGAGCTCTCGAAGGCGTCGTAG
- a CDS encoding sterol desaturase family protein, with translation MIPVPAAPSARSRQALPGALALFLGALGLLAVLCLRFPALLTTPELRAIYPMPLVRAAIAGGLAAALALGALALLAGGGRRLGGAGLALAALGLALGGAGVAVPEPVPRSHHLGLDWFVLDLFLLALVFVPLERVFARRREQPVLRAGWRTDLAHFFVSHVGVQGLTFLTMAPAVVLFGLLRWPALDALRSAVGAAPLPLQLAGALVVADLGGYAAHRTFHAVPFLWRFHAIHHSSEAMDWLAGSRLHLVDVVGSRAAVFAPLLLLGFSPAALSAYLLWVAVQATVIHANVGWRFGWLEQVLVSPRFHHWHHAAEPEARDRNFAVHWAWLDRLFGTGYLPGQRWPARYGIGGGEPVPDGWAAQLVWPVQAARATRGGAR, from the coding sequence GTGATCCCGGTGCCCGCCGCTCCCTCCGCCCGCTCCCGCCAGGCGCTCCCCGGGGCGCTGGCGCTCTTCCTCGGCGCGCTCGGCCTGCTGGCCGTCCTGTGCCTGCGCTTCCCGGCGCTGCTCACGACGCCCGAGCTGCGGGCGATCTACCCGATGCCGCTGGTGCGGGCGGCGATCGCGGGCGGGCTGGCCGCCGCGCTGGCGCTGGGTGCGCTCGCCCTGCTCGCGGGGGGTGGCCGCCGGCTCGGCGGGGCCGGCCTCGCGCTCGCCGCGCTCGGGCTCGCGCTCGGGGGCGCCGGCGTCGCGGTCCCGGAGCCGGTGCCGCGCTCCCACCACCTCGGGCTCGACTGGTTCGTGCTCGACCTGTTCCTGCTGGCGCTGGTCTTCGTCCCGCTCGAGCGCGTCTTCGCGCGGCGCCGCGAGCAGCCGGTGCTGCGCGCGGGCTGGCGCACGGACCTCGCGCACTTCTTCGTGAGCCACGTCGGCGTGCAGGGGCTCACCTTCCTGACGATGGCGCCGGCCGTCGTGCTCTTCGGCCTGCTGCGCTGGCCGGCGCTCGACGCGCTGCGCTCGGCGGTCGGCGCGGCCCCCTTGCCGCTCCAGCTCGCGGGCGCGCTCGTGGTGGCGGACCTCGGCGGCTACGCGGCGCACCGCACCTTCCACGCCGTCCCGTTCCTGTGGCGCTTCCACGCGATCCACCACTCGAGCGAGGCGATGGACTGGCTGGCGGGCTCGCGGCTGCACCTGGTCGACGTCGTCGGCAGCCGTGCGGCCGTCTTCGCGCCGCTGCTGCTGCTCGGCTTCTCGCCGGCGGCGCTCTCCGCCTATCTGCTCTGGGTGGCGGTGCAGGCGACCGTCATCCACGCCAACGTCGGCTGGCGCTTCGGCTGGCTCGAGCAGGTCCTGGTGTCGCCGCGCTTCCACCACTGGCACCACGCCGCCGAGCCCGAGGCGCGCGACCGCAACTTCGCCGTGCACTGGGCGTGGCTCGACCGGCTGTTCGGCACCGGGTACCTGCCGGGCCAGCGCTGGCCGGCGCGTTACGGGATCGGCGGAGGCGAGCCGGTACCGGATGGCTGGGCGGCGCAGCTGGTGTGGCCCGTGCAGGCGGCGCGGGCGACCCGGGGCGGCGCTCGCTAG
- a CDS encoding protein meaA, translating to MRSSHRDRPWVFRTYSGHTSARASNELYRKNLAKGQTGLSVAFDLPTQTGYDADHPLARGEVGKVGVPIGHVEDMQQLFAEIPLERMNTSMTINATAAWLLALYVATAERQGVDPKRLEGTTQNDIVKEYLSRGTYAFPPEPSMRLISDLIAYTVDAIPKWNPINICSYHLQEAGATPEQEIAFAMANAIAVLDAVRARPDVPAEALPRVVGRISFFLNAGIRFVEETCKGRAMTELWDEITRDRYGVADPALRRFRYGVQVNSLGLTESQPENNIIRIVLEALGVTLSKKARCRALQLPAWNEALGLPRPWDQQWSLRIQQILALETDLLEYEDLFDGSPVIERKVRALLAGAREELERVLAMGGAVAAVENAYMKRRLVESQTARLRAIEKGEIPVVGVNCHPESEPSPLAQGAQAFLKVDESAEREQIERLRAFRARRNASEAKAALRGLHDAVAAGRNVLPASIRAAHAGLTTGEWAGVFRERYGDYRAPTGVAVSTVAEADPQLEAVRGRVRRLADALGRPPKLLVGKPGLDGHSNGAEQIAVRARDVGMEVVYEGIRLTPEEIVQSARDEGVHVIGLSILSGSHGVLVVDLLEQLRAAGLAVPVVVGGIIPDDDAAKLRSAGVRRIYTPKDWDLNRIMSEIAELAGESAAAA from the coding sequence ATGCGCAGCTCCCACCGCGACCGCCCCTGGGTCTTCCGCACCTACTCGGGCCACACCTCCGCGCGTGCCAGCAACGAGCTCTATCGCAAGAACCTGGCCAAGGGCCAGACGGGGCTGTCGGTCGCCTTCGACCTGCCCACCCAGACCGGCTACGACGCGGACCACCCGCTCGCGCGCGGCGAGGTGGGCAAGGTCGGGGTCCCGATCGGCCACGTCGAGGACATGCAGCAGCTCTTCGCCGAGATCCCGCTCGAGCGGATGAACACCTCGATGACGATCAACGCCACGGCGGCCTGGCTGCTCGCGCTCTACGTCGCGACGGCCGAGCGCCAGGGCGTGGACCCGAAGCGGCTCGAGGGCACCACCCAGAACGACATCGTGAAGGAGTACCTCTCGCGCGGGACCTACGCGTTCCCGCCCGAGCCCTCGATGCGGCTGATCAGCGACCTGATCGCGTACACGGTCGACGCGATCCCGAAGTGGAACCCGATCAACATCTGCTCCTACCACCTGCAGGAAGCGGGCGCCACGCCGGAGCAGGAGATCGCCTTCGCCATGGCGAACGCGATCGCCGTGCTCGACGCGGTGCGCGCGCGCCCCGACGTGCCGGCCGAGGCGCTGCCGCGCGTGGTCGGGCGCATCTCGTTCTTCCTGAACGCCGGCATCCGCTTCGTCGAGGAGACCTGCAAGGGCCGCGCGATGACGGAGCTGTGGGACGAGATCACCCGCGATCGCTACGGGGTCGCGGACCCGGCCCTGCGCCGCTTCCGCTACGGGGTGCAGGTGAACAGCCTGGGGCTCACCGAGAGCCAGCCCGAGAACAACATCATCCGGATCGTGCTCGAGGCCCTCGGCGTGACGCTCTCGAAGAAGGCCCGCTGCCGCGCGCTCCAGCTCCCGGCCTGGAACGAGGCGCTCGGGCTCCCGCGGCCCTGGGACCAGCAGTGGTCGCTGCGCATCCAGCAGATCCTGGCCCTCGAGACCGACCTGCTCGAGTACGAGGACCTCTTCGACGGCTCGCCCGTGATCGAGCGCAAGGTGCGCGCCCTGCTCGCGGGCGCCCGCGAGGAGCTCGAGCGCGTGCTCGCGATGGGCGGCGCGGTGGCGGCGGTCGAGAACGCCTACATGAAGCGGCGGCTGGTCGAGTCGCAGACGGCGCGCCTGCGCGCGATCGAGAAGGGCGAGATCCCGGTGGTGGGCGTGAACTGCCATCCGGAGAGCGAGCCCTCGCCGCTGGCGCAGGGCGCGCAGGCCTTCCTGAAGGTCGACGAGAGCGCCGAGCGCGAGCAGATCGAGCGGCTGCGCGCCTTCCGCGCCCGCCGCAACGCCAGCGAGGCGAAGGCGGCGCTGCGCGGGCTCCACGACGCGGTCGCGGCCGGGCGGAACGTCCTGCCTGCCTCGATCCGGGCCGCCCACGCCGGCCTCACGACCGGCGAGTGGGCCGGCGTGTTCCGCGAGCGCTACGGCGACTACCGCGCGCCGACCGGCGTCGCCGTCTCCACGGTGGCGGAGGCCGACCCGCAGCTCGAGGCCGTGCGCGGCCGGGTGCGAAGGCTCGCCGACGCCCTCGGGCGCCCGCCCAAGCTCCTGGTCGGCAAGCCCGGGCTCGACGGCCACAGCAACGGCGCCGAGCAGATCGCCGTGCGCGCGCGCGACGTCGGCATGGAGGTGGTCTACGAGGGCATCCGCCTGACCCCCGAGGAGATCGTGCAGTCGGCGCGCGACGAGGGCGTGCACGTGATCGGGCTCTCGATCCTGTCGGGCTCGCACGGCGTCCTGGTGGTCGACCTGCTCGAGCAGCTCCGCGCCGCCGGGCTCGCCGTGCCGGTCGTGGTGGGCGGGATCATCCCGGACGACGACGCGGCGAAGCTCCGGAGCGCGGGCGTGCGGCGCATCTACACGCCGAAGGACTGGGACCTGAACCGGATCATGAGCGAGATCGCGGAGCTCGCCGGCGAGTCGGCCGCTGCAGCCTGA
- a CDS encoding cytochrome c-type biogenesis protein CcmH has translation MRSLGIAALLAGVLLAASSALPAAAAEPPYAVELYNGLMSPFCPGRTLMACPSSQAAEMREWIAEQERAGRPRQAVEDELYAQWGDVILQAPRAEGFGMAAYVLPVVAFLAGGAIVWVFLRRQGAGARAPLPGPRAPLDPEIERRIDEELRA, from the coding sequence ATGCGAAGCCTCGGCATCGCCGCGCTGCTCGCGGGCGTGCTGCTGGCGGCGTCGAGCGCGCTGCCGGCGGCCGCCGCCGAGCCGCCGTACGCGGTCGAGCTCTACAACGGCCTCATGAGCCCCTTCTGCCCCGGCCGCACGCTGATGGCCTGCCCGAGCAGCCAGGCGGCCGAGATGCGCGAGTGGATCGCCGAGCAGGAGCGCGCAGGCCGCCCGCGCCAGGCCGTCGAGGACGAGCTCTATGCGCAGTGGGGCGACGTGATCCTGCAGGCGCCGCGCGCCGAGGGCTTCGGGATGGCCGCCTACGTGCTGCCGGTCGTCGCGTTCCTGGCCGGCGGCGCGATCGTGTGGGTCTTCCTGCGCCGCCAGGGCGCGGGCGCCCGCGCGCCGCTGCCGGGGCCACGCGCCCCCCTCGACCCGGAGATCGAGCGCCGCATCGACGAGGAGCTGCGGGCGTGA
- a CDS encoding PEP-CTERM sorting domain-containing protein (PEP-CTERM proteins occur, often in large numbers, in the proteomes of bacteria that also encode an exosortase, a predicted intramembrane cysteine proteinase. The presence of a PEP-CTERM domain at a protein's C-terminus predicts cleavage within the sorting domain, followed by covalent anchoring to some some component of the (usually Gram-negative) cell surface. Many PEP-CTERM proteins exhibit an unusual sequence composition that includes large numbers of potential glycosylation sites. Expression of one such protein has been shown restore the ability of a bacterium to form floc, a type of biofilm.): protein MRRSLLSALALLLALGWSVRADALQLVPAATARLHTLASGQPGAQWNTSGLGTGGQLSFDSGTGVATLTGVLDVLNWFDTANGSCATDAGSNCAFNYSPDLTFSLDAQYAGTVVTPVAPNLVNVTLNFATTANGLPDLTLSDPTDPGFGNVLEGDWQAGLFNGNPTTGFSISVLYNTLSGTATFQTANSSAFLAVDPGTAYASLFESGSSYFGLNIASLSDFGGPGGNLSSIIASAIASGTLPDFTAEGNGQVYRVTSGEFVPEPGTVLLLASGLTLLVARRRSS, encoded by the coding sequence ATGCGACGCAGTCTGCTCTCGGCTCTGGCTCTACTCCTGGCGCTCGGCTGGTCCGTCCGGGCGGATGCGCTCCAGCTCGTTCCGGCCGCGACGGCCCGGTTGCACACCCTGGCGAGCGGGCAGCCCGGAGCCCAGTGGAATACCAGCGGCCTCGGGACGGGCGGCCAGTTGAGCTTCGATTCCGGCACCGGCGTCGCCACCCTGACCGGCGTCCTCGACGTCCTCAACTGGTTCGACACCGCCAACGGCTCGTGCGCGACGGACGCCGGCTCGAACTGCGCGTTCAACTACTCGCCGGACCTCACCTTCAGCCTCGACGCGCAGTACGCGGGCACGGTGGTGACGCCGGTCGCCCCGAACCTCGTGAACGTCACGCTGAACTTCGCGACCACCGCCAACGGGCTGCCCGACCTCACCCTGAGCGACCCGACCGACCCCGGCTTCGGCAACGTCCTCGAGGGCGACTGGCAGGCGGGCCTCTTCAACGGCAACCCGACCACGGGCTTCTCGATCAGCGTCCTCTACAACACGCTGTCGGGGACCGCCACCTTCCAGACGGCGAACTCGAGCGCCTTCCTCGCCGTCGACCCGGGCACGGCCTACGCGAGCCTGTTCGAGAGCGGCTCGAGCTACTTCGGCCTCAACATCGCGAGCCTCTCGGACTTCGGGGGCCCCGGCGGCAACCTGAGCTCGATCATCGCCTCCGCGATCGCGAGCGGCACGCTCCCGGACTTCACGGCCGAGGGCAACGGGCAGGTGTACCGGGTCACCTCCGGCGAGTTCGTGCCCGAGCCGGGCACGGTGCTGCTCCTCGCGAGCGGCCTCACGCTGCTCGTGGCGCGCCGCCGGAGCTCGTGA
- a CDS encoding CoA ester lyase, whose product MRSPRDFLKPQAVGAPDPVTEIPVKPSRMIHFFDPSNEKMAAKLPEIAKKTDILLGNLEDAVPADRKEAAREGLVKIGKAVELGDTALWTRVNSLDSPWVLDDLLRLVLEIGDRLEVVMVPKVEGAWDIHYVDRLLAQLEAKARLRRPLLVHAILETAQGVANVEEIAQASPRMQGMSFGPADLAASRRMKTTRVGGGHPGYRVVSDPDPQNPEAPRAAAQQDLWHYSIARMVDACTSNGLLPFYGPFGDISDAVGCEAQFRAAFLMGCVGAWSLHPAQIEIAKRVFSPDPAEVAFARRVLEAMPDGRGVLMLDGKMQDDATWKQCKVMMSLAELLAKKDPELAKQYGF is encoded by the coding sequence ATGCGCAGCCCCCGCGACTTCCTGAAGCCCCAGGCCGTCGGCGCCCCGGATCCGGTCACCGAGATCCCGGTCAAGCCGTCGCGCATGATCCACTTCTTCGACCCCTCGAACGAGAAGATGGCGGCGAAGCTGCCGGAGATCGCGAAGAAGACCGACATCCTGCTCGGCAACCTCGAGGACGCGGTCCCGGCCGATCGCAAGGAGGCCGCGCGCGAGGGGCTCGTGAAGATCGGCAAGGCCGTCGAGCTCGGCGACACCGCCCTGTGGACGCGTGTCAACTCGCTCGACAGCCCCTGGGTGCTCGACGACCTGCTCCGCCTCGTCCTCGAGATCGGGGACCGGCTCGAGGTGGTGATGGTCCCGAAGGTCGAAGGGGCCTGGGACATCCACTACGTGGACCGGCTGCTGGCGCAGCTCGAGGCGAAGGCGCGGCTGCGCCGGCCGCTCCTCGTGCACGCGATCCTCGAGACCGCGCAGGGCGTCGCCAACGTCGAGGAGATCGCGCAGGCCTCCCCGCGCATGCAGGGCATGAGCTTCGGCCCGGCCGACCTGGCGGCGTCGCGGCGCATGAAGACGACCCGCGTCGGCGGCGGGCACCCCGGCTACCGGGTGGTCTCGGACCCCGACCCGCAGAACCCCGAGGCGCCGCGCGCCGCGGCCCAGCAGGACCTCTGGCACTACTCGATCGCGCGCATGGTGGACGCCTGCACCTCGAACGGCCTGCTCCCCTTCTACGGCCCCTTCGGCGACATCAGCGACGCGGTCGGCTGCGAGGCGCAGTTCCGCGCCGCCTTCCTGATGGGCTGCGTCGGGGCCTGGTCGCTGCACCCCGCGCAGATCGAGATCGCCAAGCGGGTGTTCTCGCCGGATCCGGCCGAGGTGGCCTTCGCGCGCCGCGTGCTCGAGGCGATGCCCGACGGCCGCGGCGTCCTCATGCTCGACGGCAAGATGCAGGACGACGCCACCTGGAAGCAGTGCAAGGTGATGATGTCGCTCGCCGAGCTGCTCGCGAAGAAGGACCCGGAGCTCGCGAAGCAGTACGGGTTCTAG
- a CDS encoding serine acetyltransferase: MTDGIPDRPRDGNRLEATIAALSTSNGDALSKAAAEGIPEWEDVVAWSDRILRLVLHRRERAVLEAELPDLVHWLRRILARLSLPAGVDAETVVSVFVARLPRVRAAIAEDVEAAFEGDPAARSYAEIVAAYPAVRAIATHRVAHELCALGVPLVPRIMAEHAHARTGIDIHPGAKIGRRFFVDHGTGVVIGETAEIGDRVVLYQGVTLGAKAPRAGQVLRGVKRHPTIEDDVTIYAGATILGGETVIGRGSVIGGNVWLTHSVPPCSKVQIEAHLQLQRDQDCSEQPDQLHWDI; encoded by the coding sequence TCCCCGGGACGGCAACCGGCTCGAGGCCACGATCGCCGCCCTCTCGACGAGCAACGGCGACGCGCTCTCGAAGGCCGCCGCCGAGGGCATTCCGGAGTGGGAGGACGTGGTCGCCTGGTCCGACCGGATCCTGCGCCTCGTGCTCCACCGCCGGGAGCGAGCGGTGCTCGAAGCGGAGCTGCCGGACCTGGTCCACTGGCTGCGCCGGATCCTGGCCCGCCTGAGCCTGCCGGCCGGGGTCGACGCCGAGACCGTCGTCTCCGTCTTCGTCGCGCGCCTGCCGAGGGTGCGCGCGGCGATCGCCGAAGACGTCGAGGCGGCCTTCGAGGGCGATCCGGCCGCCCGGAGCTACGCCGAGATCGTGGCCGCCTACCCGGCCGTCCGGGCGATCGCGACCCATCGGGTGGCGCACGAGCTCTGCGCGCTCGGCGTGCCGCTCGTGCCGCGCATCATGGCGGAGCACGCCCACGCCCGGACCGGCATCGACATCCACCCCGGAGCGAAGATCGGCCGGCGCTTCTTCGTCGACCACGGGACCGGCGTGGTGATCGGCGAGACCGCGGAGATCGGCGACCGTGTCGTGCTCTACCAGGGCGTGACGCTGGGCGCGAAGGCGCCGCGCGCGGGCCAGGTGCTGCGCGGGGTGAAGCGCCATCCGACGATCGAGGACGACGTCACGATCTACGCCGGCGCGACGATCCTGGGCGGGGAGACCGTGATCGGCCGCGGCAGCGTGATCGGCGGGAACGTGTGGCTCACCCACTCGGTGCCGCCCTGCTCGAAGGTGCAGATCGAAGCGCACCTCCAGCTCCAGCGCGACCAGGACTGCTCGGAGCAGCCCGATCAGCTCCACTGGGACATCTGA
- a CDS encoding serine/threonine protein kinase: protein MASARFEALGPEAALEAVEAAGLRPSGHCAVLRALENRVYDVRLEDGAPAKPSGSSSVVVKFYRPGRWSRAALEDEHRFLLDLREAEIPVCAPLALADGTTLGEREGIWFGVWPRTGGREPDELDDGQLAIVGRLLARIHAVGALRRPQDRPALDAETALLDPLDELLERGLLPPHCEDRYALAVEGLADVYESRLAGVPFLRIHGDCHRGNLLRGREGWFFLDFDDFVVGPAVHDVWVLSPGRDAEGRRQRDALLAGYRQFRDFEPRWLELVEPLRAARFLKLSSWIARRWDEPQFRSTFPHFGTATYWEGETRELEEQLERVASGA from the coding sequence GTGGCCAGCGCGCGCTTCGAGGCACTGGGGCCGGAGGCCGCGCTCGAGGCGGTGGAGGCGGCCGGGCTGCGCCCGAGCGGCCACTGCGCGGTCCTGCGCGCTCTCGAGAACCGCGTCTACGACGTGCGGCTCGAGGACGGCGCCCCCGCGAAGCCCTCTGGGTCCTCGAGCGTGGTCGTGAAGTTCTACCGGCCCGGGCGCTGGAGCCGCGCCGCGCTCGAGGACGAGCACCGCTTCCTCCTCGACCTGCGCGAGGCCGAGATCCCCGTCTGTGCGCCCCTGGCCCTCGCGGACGGGACGACGCTCGGCGAGCGCGAGGGCATCTGGTTCGGCGTCTGGCCCCGCACCGGTGGCCGCGAGCCCGACGAGCTCGACGACGGGCAGCTCGCGATCGTGGGCCGCCTGCTCGCTCGCATCCACGCGGTGGGCGCGCTGCGCCGCCCCCAGGATCGCCCCGCCCTCGACGCGGAGACGGCGCTCCTCGACCCGCTCGACGAGCTTCTCGAGCGCGGGCTCCTCCCGCCCCACTGCGAGGATCGCTACGCGCTGGCGGTCGAGGGCCTGGCCGACGTCTACGAGTCACGCCTCGCCGGCGTCCCCTTCCTGCGCATCCACGGCGACTGCCACCGCGGCAACCTGCTGCGCGGCCGGGAGGGCTGGTTCTTCCTCGATTTCGACGACTTCGTGGTCGGCCCGGCCGTGCACGACGTGTGGGTGCTGTCGCCCGGGCGCGACGCCGAGGGCCGCCGCCAGCGCGACGCGCTGCTCGCCGGCTACCGGCAGTTCCGCGACTTCGAGCCGCGCTGGCTCGAGCTCGTCGAGCCCCTGCGCGCGGCGCGCTTCCTCAAGCTCTCGAGCTGGATCGCGCGGCGCTGGGACGAGCCCCAGTTCCGCTCGACGTTCCCGCACTTCGGAACGGCGACCTACTGGGAGGGCGAGACCCGGGAGCTCGAGGAGCAGCTCGAACGGGTCGCGAGCGGCGCCTGA